The following proteins come from a genomic window of Lachnoclostridium phytofermentans ISDg:
- a CDS encoding MBOAT family O-acyltransferase, which produces MIFSSSIFLLVFLPFVLIIYYTLYSRRLIQNIFLFLASLLFYAWGEPWFVLIMLLSILVNYVIGLNIDLHRNNKMISKILIIITLLYNLSIIFIYKYLAFTVTNINVLFSLKFPIPNITLPIGISFFTFQAISYVIDVYRGQGIVQKNPLNVGLYIALFPQLIAGPIVRYETIADQIDHRRENITDFSDGCVRFIIGLSKKVLLSNNFAIVADKAFTLPNDELSTAFAWLGAISYSFQILFDFSGYSDMAIGLGKMFGFHFDENFNYPYISASISEFWRRWHISLGSWFRDYVYFPLGGSRVDTKLKLVRNLFIVWILTGVWHGANWTFIAWGFLYFVLITVEKLARFERTSGLRIVRHIYTLFFVCIGWVLFRAIDLPEAFSYLGKMFGVGGIYTDSLARFYFLDNVIFIIFAIICSTPLLTSLKKRINYYELTISNVLTPVFYILLLLVSITYIVKGAYNPFIYFNF; this is translated from the coding sequence ATGATATTTTCCTCAAGTATATTTCTTCTAGTATTTCTACCATTTGTATTAATTATATACTATACCCTCTATTCGCGGCGATTGATTCAAAATATATTCTTATTTTTAGCCAGTCTTCTTTTCTATGCATGGGGAGAGCCTTGGTTTGTGCTAATTATGCTTCTCTCAATCCTAGTTAATTATGTAATCGGTCTTAATATTGATTTACATCGAAATAATAAGATGATTAGCAAAATCTTGATTATAATCACACTACTATACAACCTTAGTATTATTTTTATTTATAAATACCTAGCTTTTACTGTGACTAATATCAACGTGCTTTTCTCTTTAAAGTTTCCGATTCCAAATATCACACTTCCAATCGGAATTTCATTCTTTACATTTCAAGCTATCTCCTATGTCATTGATGTTTATCGAGGACAAGGAATAGTTCAAAAGAATCCTTTAAATGTCGGTCTGTATATAGCCTTATTCCCACAATTAATTGCTGGCCCTATCGTTCGCTACGAAACAATTGCAGATCAAATCGATCATAGAAGAGAAAACATCACGGACTTTTCCGATGGCTGTGTCCGCTTTATTATTGGCCTTTCAAAAAAAGTACTATTATCCAACAACTTTGCTATTGTAGCTGATAAGGCATTTACTCTACCAAATGATGAACTATCTACAGCATTTGCATGGCTCGGTGCAATTTCGTACTCATTTCAAATTCTTTTTGATTTTTCCGGATATTCCGATATGGCAATTGGCCTTGGAAAAATGTTTGGCTTTCATTTTGATGAAAACTTTAATTATCCTTATATTTCTGCCTCTATCTCGGAATTTTGGAGAAGATGGCATATCTCTTTGGGAAGTTGGTTTCGTGACTATGTATACTTCCCTTTAGGTGGTAGTAGGGTAGACACCAAACTTAAGCTAGTCCGTAATCTATTTATCGTTTGGATATTAACCGGAGTATGGCATGGTGCAAATTGGACCTTTATAGCATGGGGATTTTTATATTTTGTTTTAATCACGGTGGAAAAGTTAGCTCGTTTTGAAAGAACCTCTGGTCTACGTATCGTAAGGCATATATACACCCTATTCTTTGTATGCATTGGTTGGGTCTTATTCCGCGCTATTGATTTACCGGAAGCTTTCTCTTATCTTGGTAAAATGTTTGGTGTTGGAGGTATTTACACTGATTCCTTAGCAAGATTTTATTTTTTAGATAATGTTATCTTTATTATATTTGCTATTATCTGTTCTACACCACTATTAACCTCTTTAAAGAAACGTATCAATTATTATGAGTTAACAATAAGTAATGTCCTTACCCCTGTGTTTTATATCTTGCTTTTATTAGTATCGATTACTTATATCGTGAAAGGAGCATACAATCCTTTTATTTACTTTAATTT